One Oncorhynchus kisutch isolate 150728-3 linkage group LG11, Okis_V2, whole genome shotgun sequence genomic region harbors:
- the LOC109899095 gene encoding ventral anterior homeobox 1-like: MEVRYNQETEPGMGLKNGLKDGKDSKDSQGNLSKTFLKNQQESFSPSGMVENCEKNRASTGDPDYCRRILVRDAKGSIREIILPKGLDLDRPKRTRTSFTAEQLYRLEMEFQRCQYVVGRERTELARQLNLSETQVKVWFQNRRTKQKKDQGKDSELRSVVSETAATCSVLRLLEQGRLLTPPGLPGLLQHCGNGTLSVALRGPSMGMASNGSSSSSSGASSGTAGGSPPLPIVTSSGTVAGLQSSPSAHGLFSFPMPSLLGSVATRMSSNPLSMAGNLQELSARYLSSSAFEPYSRTNGKESMDKNIFE; this comes from the exons ATGGAGGTCAGATACAACCAGGAGACAGAACCGGGGATGGGGCTGAAGAACGGACTAAAGGATGGGAAAGACAGCAAGGATTCCCAGGGAAACCTTTCCAAAACCTTCCTAAAGAATCAGCAGGAGTCCTTCTCACCATCTGGGATGGTGGAAAACTGTGAGAAGAACCGAGCGAGCACGGGGGACCCAGACTACTGCCGGAGAATACTGGTCAGAG ATGCCAAAGGGTCTATACGAGAAATCATTCTGCCAAAGGGACTGGATTTGGACCGTCCCAAACGAACCCGGACCTCTTTCACCGCAGAGCAACTCTATCGTCTGGAGATGGAGTTCCAGAGGTGCCAGTATGTGGTTGGGAGGGAACGAACAGAGCTGGCCCGCCAGCTAAATCTATCTGAAACTCAG GTTAAAGTTTGGTTCCAGAACCGACGCACAAAGCAGAAGAAGGACCAGGGCAAAGATTCAGAGCTGCGCTCGGTGGTGTCGGAGACAGCAGCCACCTGCAGTGTATTAAGACTCCTAGAGCAGGGCCGGCTCCTCACGCCGCCAGGTCTGCCGGGGCTCCTGCAGCACTGTGGCAACGGCACCTTGAGTGTCGCCCTGCGAGGGCCCTCCATGGGCATGGCCAGCAatggaagcagcagcagcagcagtggtgcCAGCTCAGGGACGGCCGGGGGCAGTCCCCCTCTGCCCATAGTGACCAGTTCAGGGACGGTAGCAGGCCTCCAGAGCTCCCCGTCAGCTCATGGCCTGTTCAGCTTCCCCATGCCCTCTCTGCTGGGAAGCGTGGCCACCCGCATGTCCTCCAACCCGCTTTCTATGGCCGGGAACCTACAGGAACTGTCTGCCCGCTACCTGAGCTCTTCTGCTTTTGAACCTTACTCACGGACCAATGGCAAGGAGAGTATGGACAAAAACATTTTCGAATGA